Genomic window (Danio rerio strain Tuebingen ecotype United States chromosome 24, GRCz12tu, whole genome shotgun sequence):
CTGTGTCTGAAATCACCACTACTGATACTGCAAGATAATACTATACTGAATatacttttatttgtatttgctTTTTCAAAATGAATACCACCTTAAGAGCGTACGGTTTGTAATTTCACACACAGCCAATGTGGGATTTGTTGTTTAAGCTTTACAAAACTACACACAACCAATATGCTGTAATTGTTAAAATAGTTGTAATTGTGTAGTAgtaacaaaattaatataattatataatcctTTTGGTGATTTCCTGAAGTGAAATCACGATACCATGAcattggcattttttttttttttgttaaactgggTACAAAATATCAGGCTGAATGTACATACAATTAGACAAAAGCTCTGTCtgtttcttgaatctgattggctgatagctgtgcgatattctgccagTAGCAGCACTTGTACTgactcttcacccttgtgtattactctgcccacatacagcaacaagcacaggacacactacagtttgacaaatattgcagctgttgggcaacataatctacttttgaggctttttttaagtcaagaatgtagttgtttagattgcaactatgcagtttatttataaggatagtgcctattttaaatgtttataatttctgagatacaACACGTctgcggccattagcctgtctttgagtTGAGGATGTTGATCCACAAGATCATCCACAGGTtaatgactttctaagtcgatctctctctctctcttttgtatgttgtactGCCGTATTTATACCAAAGTAATTTtttgatctcccgattgcaacagagaaatactgagatatctctgtagactgagaTAACATTTCATGTCAGTcagtcttaaaatgtgagcaaaatcagctgatttgtcatcattttagacattcgGCTAAAAAAATTCCTCtaacaaaagggttttgagaacatccatgtttgattttcttttttgtacACATGACTATGCCATTGAActtttgtataaacgcaatatcacacaagtagcagtgtgatgtggctgtatatcatcactggtgggacactaacgcCTCCCACAAGTGCCGATCCACAGCCACATCGccctgctacttgtgtgatattgctcatatacattataacaatttatatttttaaatgtttaaatatatataataaatgctaCTTGATTTCATATTTTGGTATCAATACCATATTTGTAAATaccatatttgtaaatatctataCCATATCAATACCTAAAATATACCATATTTTATGGCAAATTTTGGTAAAGAAATCAATACATTTAAGCCCAGTGCTGTAAATAGTAAAAATAGATTTTCATTTCCACAATTTGGCATCAGTTAAATAATGatcacagaataaaaataaataaataaataaataatatatattatatgttatatttaaatttttttatcccTTTAAGTGTCCAAATATTTCTAGGAAACACTtactaaatatgtttatattcagATATTTGAGTAAAGCATCTTCAAACCTGAAGTGGTTGCTGTGGTAGCAGTGGAAGTTGATGGAACATTTGGAGTGGTGGTGATTGTAGTAGTTGAATTTAGAGCAAGAGTTGGAGGGGCTGTTGTTGAAGTGGAGCTTGTGGTTGTGTCAATAATAGTTGCATTTGTTGGTGTGTGTTTTGGAGCAGTGGTTGGGGTTATTGTAGTAGTTGTATTACTGTCTGTATTTTCAATAACAGCTGAATCTGTTGTGTTAAGGAGACTAACAGTCGTGACAGACACTGTAGTTGGCACACTGGTAATATTTTCTGTTGTGTTATTGGAGGATTCTCTGTTGTCTATGATAGGACTGACAGTAGTATTGTTGAAGCTGGTGGTATTCATCTGTATAGCTGTTGTCTTTTTTACCAAGTCTGTTGTGTTTGATTGTGTTGTATTGAATGGGGAATCTGTTGTGTTCAACGTTACATTAACTGGCATAGCTGTTGTGTTTATTGCCAAGTCTGTTGTGTTTGATTGTGTTGTATTGAAAATGGAATCTGTTGTGTTCAAAGTTACATTAACTGGCATAGCTGTTGTGTTTATTGCCAAGTCTGTTGTGTTTGATTGTGTTGTATTGAAAGGGGAATCTGTTGTGTTCATCGTTACATTAACTGGCATAGCGGTTGTGTTTATAGCCAAGTCTGTTGTATTTGATTGTGTTATATTGAACATGGAATCTGTTGTGTTCAAAGTTACATTAACTGGCATAGTGGTTGTGTTTATAGCCAAGGTTGTTGTGTTTGATTGTGTTGTATTGAATGGGGAATCTGTTGTGTTCAACGTTACATTCACTGGCATAGCTGTTGTGTTTATAGCCATGTCTGTTGTGTTTGATTGTGTTGTATTGAATGGGGAATCTGTTGTGTTCAGAGTTACTTTAACTGGCATAGCTGTTGTGTTTATAGCCAAGTCTGTTGTATTTGGTTGTGTTATATTGAACATGGAATCTGTTGTGTTCAAAGTTACATTAACTGGCATAGTGGTTGTGTTTATAGCCAAGGTTGTTGTGTTTGATTGTGTTGTATTGAATGGGGAATCTGTTGTGTTCAGAGTTACATTCACTGGCATAGCTGTTGTGTTTATTGCCAAGTCTGTTGTGTTTGATTGTGTTGTATTGAACATGTAATCTGTTGTGTTTAAAGTTACATTCATTGGCATAGCTGTTGTGTTTATAGCCAAGTCTGTTGTGTTTGATTGCGTTGTTTTAAATGAGGAATCTGTTGTGTTCAGAGTTGCATTAACTGGCATAGCTGTTGTGTTTATTGCCAAGTCTGTTGTGTTTGATTGCGTTGTTTTAAATGAGGAATCTGTTGTGTTCAGAGTTGCATTAACTGGCATAGCTGTTGTGTTTATAGCCAAGTCTGTTGTGTTTGATTGTGTTGTATTGAACATGTAATCTGTTGTGTTTAAAGTTACATTCATTGGCATAGCTGTTGTGTTTATAGCCAAGTCTGTTGTGTTTGATTGCGTTGTTTTAAATGAGGAATCTGTTGTGTTCAGAGTTGCATTAACTGGCATAGCTGTTGTGTTTATAGCCAAGTCTGTTGTGTTTGATTGTGTTGTATTGAATGGGGAATCTCTTGTGTTCAAAGTTACATTCACTGGCATAGCGGTTGTGTTTATAGCCAAGTCtgttgtatttaattgtgttgtaTTGAATAAGAAATCCGTTACGTTCAAAGTAACATCTGTAAAGCGTGTTGTATTAATACTTGTATAGTTAAGAGAATCCATTGTGGTGCTGTTTAGGGGTGTATCTGTTGTGGCATTACCTCTAGCATGTATGGTGTCCATTGTAGAACTATTCAGAAGTTGTGTAGTCAAATATGGaatgtttgttgtattgaatTCAGTTGACTGAGTTGTGTGGTTTGATGATTTGTTCATGATTTGTGATTCTGTTGTATGGGCTAGGATTGTATCATTTAAGGTAGTTGCATTTTCTGAAAGAGCAGTTGTGATATATTGTGTAGCATGTGTAGATTCGGTTGTGTTGTGGTAGTCGTGAGGATCAGTGCTTCCAAGTTTTGTGCTGTACTGTGTCATGTTAAACTGTGTAACATCTGTACTTTTGTTTGTTACACCAGAGAAATAAGAAATACTTGTGTTAGATTGCGTCACATATTCGGCAGCTTTAGCTGATGTGATAGTAGAGTTGAGAAGTGGCACTGTTGTTTTGAATGGTGTGACTGTTGTACGATCCAGTGTCGTCGAGGTGTAAGGCCTGGTTATTTGAGGTCTGACTGTTGAATTTGGTGCAACGGGTGTAATAGGAATTTTACTTATCTGTGAGGTTGTATTTAAAGGTGTACCTGTTGTATTATTGTATGATGGTGTATTATTAAGTGGTGTGACCATTGTAGTGACTGGTGATGCTGTTGTATTGAGTGTTGTACCAGTTGTACTGACCAATGTGGTTGTTGTATTGTGTGGTGTCCTGGTTGGGTCAATTAGTTGGGTTGATACATCAAGTGTAGCATTTGGAGTAATTATCAGTGATGGTGTTAGATTGTATGGCATATCTGGTGTGCTGGCATGAGGGGTTGCTGTACTAAGTGGTGATGATGTTGTATTGTGTGGCATTCCTGTTGGACTGACCAGTGAGGTTTGAGTATTGAGTGTTATATCACTTGTACTGATCATTGGCGATGTTGTACTGTGTGGTGTGCCTGTTGTTTCGACTGATGAGGTTGTTACTGTGTGTGGTGTAGCTGTTGTACTCATCATAGCGGTTGTTATATTAATTGTGGTTTCTGTTATTGTGACTGATGTTATAGTGTGTGGTGCATCTGTTGTGTGTACTGGTACGGTTGTTATGTTGGGTGTCATTTCTGTTGTTATGCTAAGTCCCTTTGTAGTTGTACTGTCCAGTGATGGTGTTATACTCTGCAGTGTACTAGTTGCTTCAATTGGTGAGGTTGTTTTATTTTGCAGTGCATCTGGTCTGTTGTTCAACACTGTTGATGCATCAAGTGTTGTATCTCTTGTACTGTCAGGTGAGGTTGTTACATTTAGTGTTGTATCACTTGCACTGACTGAGGTTGTTAAACCATCTGGTCTACCTGTTGTATGGGCTGGTGAGGTTGTATCTCTTGTGATATCCAGTGTTTTTGTCATATTTAATGCTGTTTCTGTTCTCACTGGTTGGGTTGTTATTTTATGCATTGTACTTGTCATTGACGTTGTTATACTGTTTGGCGTGCTTGCTGTATTAACTGTTGATGTGCCAGCTGTGCTCTCCAGTAGGGGTGCTATATCGGGTGTTGTATCTGTTGTGCTGACTGTTGAGGCTGTTGCATTGTTTTGCACCATTGTACCTGCTGTACTCTCTGTTGAGGTTGTAACATTAATGGTCATATTCACTGTACTGTCCTTTGGGGTTGCAATATTGGGTATTAAATCTGTTGGATTGCTGACAGGTGAAGTTTTATCATATGTTGTATGTGTTGAACTGATCTCTGAAATTGTAACATTGTGTGTTGTAGCTGCTGTTGTACTGACTACCGAGGTAGTGACTTTGTATGGTGTACTTGGTGGATCGACTAATGGGGTTGTTAGTTTTTGTACTGTTGTACTGACCATTGAGGATACTTTAATGTACTGTGTATCTGTTGTATTGACCGTTAGGGTTGTTATATCGATCGTTGTATCTGTTGTGCTGACAATTGAGGCTGTTTCATTGTTTTTTGAGCCTGCTGTACTCTCTGAAGTTGTTATACTTGCTGTTGTATTCATTATACTGACCATTGGGGTTGTACTATTGTGTGTTGAACCTGTTGTGTTGCCAATTGTATATGTGCTATCATATGTTGTTTGTGTTGTAGTGACCATTGAGTTTGTTTCACTGTATGGTGTACCTGATGTATGGACTGGTTCGGTTGTTGTCTTTTGCATTGTTGTACCGACTGCTAAGGACGTTTTTTCATTTAGATTATCTGTTGTATTGACCATGGAGGCTGTTATATTGTTAGGTGTAGCTGTGGTAATAACCGTTGGAATCTTTATATCAAGTGTTGTATAAGTTATGTTGACCATTGAGGTTGTTGCATTGTTTTCTGTACCTGTTGCACTCTCTGTTaggtttgttatatttattgttgtattCATTGTACTGACCATTCGAGTTGTAAAATTTTGTGTTGGATGTGCTGTATTGCTGACTGGAGATGTTTTGTCATGTGTTGTGTCTGTTGTACTGACCACTGATGTAGTTTCATTGTATAGTGTAGCTGCTGTATGGACTGATGGGGTTGCTAATTGTTGTAGTGTTGTACTGACCATTGAAGTTGTTTCATAGTTTTCTGTACCTGCTGTACGCTCTGCTGAGGTTGTTATATTGATTGTTGTATCTGTTGTGCTGATCACAGAGGCTGCTGTATTTTTTACTGTACTTCCTGTACTCTCTGTTGTGAATGTTGTGTTTAAATTTGCATTCATTGTATTGACAATTGGGGTTGTATTATTGTAAGTTGCACCTGCCGAATTGCTGATTTGAGATGACTTATCATTTGTTGTTTGTGTTATACTGACCTCTGAGGTTGTTTCAATGTTTGTTGCACTTGTACTGAATGGTGAACGGGTTGCCTGTTGTATCGTTGTACTGGCTATTGAGGAAGCTTGTTCATGTGTATCTGTTGTATCGATCATTGATGCTGTTGCATTATTTTTTGTACCTCCTGTACTCTCTGTTAAggttgttatatttgttgttgtatCCATTGTTGTGGTGATTGGGCTGGTAATGTTGGATGTTACACCAGCTTTATTGTCTATTTGAGATGTTTTATCATTTGTTGAGATTGTAATATTTTGTGATGTATCTACTGTATTGCTGATTGTAGATGTTTTGTCATATGTATTGTCTGTTGTACTGACAACTGAGGTAGTTTCATTGTGTGGTGTACCTGTTGTATGGATTATTGGGTTTGTTGGTTGTTGTACCGTTGAGATTGCAATATTGTTTGGTGTACCTGTTGTATTGACCGGTGGATTTGTTTTATTGAGCTTAGTATCTGTTGTGGTGATCACTGAATCTGTTGTATTGTTTACTGCACCTTCTGTACTCTCTGTTGAAGTTGttatatttataattgtattaGTTGTACGGACAGTTGGGGTTGTATTATTGTATGTTGCACCTGCTGAATTGCTGATTTGAGATGATTTATCATATGTCGTAGGTGTTGTACTGACCTCTGAGGTTGTTTCATTGTTTGACTTACTTGTAGTAAATGGTGTCTGTTGTATTGTTGTACTGACTATTGAGGATACTTTTTCATATTCTGTATCTGTTGTATTGACAACTGATGGTGTTGTATTGTTCAGTGTAACTGCTGTACTCTCTGcagaggtttttatatttatggttGTATTCATTGTATTGATCATCAGGGTGGTGATATTGTGTGTTGAACCTGCTTTATCATCGATTTGAGCTGTTTTATCAAATGTTGTGTTTGCTATACTCACCACTGAGGTTGTTTGATTGTAAGGTGCACCTGTTGTACTGATTGGTGAGTTTGTTGCTTGTTGTATTGTTGTACTGGCCATTGTGGTTGATTTCTCATATGATGTATCAGTTGGTATACCTGTGCTACTCAACAGTGGAGATGTTGTGTTGTTTGGTGTAACTGTTGAACTAACCATTGGGGATGGTTTATTGTTTGGTGTACCTGTTGCACTGACCAggtttgtttgttgtattgttgtGCTGACTACTGGGGATGCTACATTGTTTGCCGTACCAGTTGTACTGTCTGGTGGGGTTGCTGTCTGTTGTACTGTCATACTTATTGGTGTAGATGTTATACTGTTTGGTGTACCTGGTGTATTAACTGGTGCATCTGAGGGATTGACCAATGGGGCTGTTGTCTGTTGTTTTGTTGTACTAATCAGTGTGGATATTATATCATTTGCTGAACCTGTGCTGTTGACCAATTGAGATGTTGTCTGTTGTATTGTTGCACTGCTCAGTGGGGATGTTACATTGGTTGGTGTACCTGTGCTATTTATCAATGGGGCTGTTGTCTGTTGCACTGTTGTGCTGGTCAGTGTGGATGTTATATTGTTTGGTGTACCTGATGTATTAACCAGTGGGATTGTTGTCTGTTGATTTGTTGTACTGATCAGTGTGGATGTTACATTGTTTGGTGTACCTGAGGTATTGACTAGTGTGGATGTTGTATGTTGTGTTGTTGTACTGGTCAGTGGGGATGTTAAATTTTTTGGTGTACCTGATGTATTGACTAGTGTGGACGTAGTATGTTGTATTGTTGTACTGGTCAGTGGGGATGTAACATTGTTTGGTGTACCTGAGGTATTGACTAGTGTGGACGTTGTCTGTTGTATTGTTGTACTGGTCAGTGGGGATGTTACATTGTTTGGTGTACCTGAGGTATTGACTAGTGTGGACGTTGTCTGTTGTATTGTTGTACTGGTCAGTGGGGATGTTACATTGTTTGGTGTACCTGAGGTATTGACTAGTGTGGACGTTGTCTGTTGTATTGTTGTACTGGTCAGTGGGGATGCTAAATTGTTTGGTGTACCTGTGCTATTGACTGGTGGGGATGTTGTATGTTGTATTGTTGTACTCACTAATGGGATTGCTGTCTGTACTGTTGTACTGATATTTGAGGATGTCATATTGTTTTGTGTACTTGTTGTATTGACCAGTGTACCAACTGCTGAGGGTGTCATATTGTCTGGTGTAACCACTGTTGTACTGAGTGCTGGAATAAATGGTAGGATTGTTGTATTAGATAAAACATTGTTTGTTTGAGAGTCTTTACTGCTGATGGATGTATGAGATGTTAATACTGTTCTATTCAGTGGTGTATAAGTGTTTATGATCATTGTAGATGCTGTGACTGCAGTCTGTGTTTGAGTGGTAGTTACTAATGGAGAAAGGGTGTTTGGTAATGCAGCACTGCTTTCAGAGCTTGTTTTGGGTGGGATAAGTTGAGTTGTGTAGGAATCAGAAGGGAAGATCACACAGCTGTCTTTCAAAAGAAGAGCAAACGTTTGACCCTGTGCACTGGAAAACAGAACAGAATTGTTCAGTTTGTTTGGAGCCCTCTTTTTAGTCCTAGAACAACATTCAAGTTAAACAAATAATCTTATTCCATTGTAGGttaaaattcttgattctgattggcttgaGGGTGtgcaataaaattgtttaatgcaCAAGTAGTCCTTGTCAGTTTtctgtgcgttcacaccaaagGTGACAAGCTCATCAAAGTTTATTCTGGCTGGCCTGGCGACTGTCTGCCTTCTCAGTTTCAGGGGCGAGAgtgtcaaaattcgctacattgatgtCATATTTAAAGCATATCAGCAAATTAGTTAcgttcctgcataaaacatgctttctagtgtgaaaatgttgcacactttttatcaaattcataaaacaatggaaaaataagttgttgtgtgtggtgtggctttgctccacttatccaatatgtgtccatatgtctgaaatattctgaagcagcattACTGTACTGTATTGTTGCATGAGATTTACACTTTTTTAACGTTAATGCACATTTGTTACTTTgcagtaactttttttaaatacatgtcCCTGTCAGAAAATATCGCATTTTATTGGAAATCCGGTTacagcaataatcaaactcttgggaacaactgtggtcggaaccaaagttcacaggactgTATTCTCTGGACTTCTCTCAAGTGGTGGACTTTTACAGTCTGATTGCTTGCTGCCAAACcatgtcatagctcattaccatgaAGTTGACTTGATTTAAACTCTCCTCAACGCCTACATTAGCAAAACTGCACCAtgctgctcctcgccgcctaTCGCCATAGGCTCCCATTCAAAACTAATGACTTCGGCTACTTTgacgctttcggtgtgaacgcacatttagaaataaatgcatttttctaaACATTAGCAGTAACCATAGCAATTCAGTGAGAGTTGTAAAGCCTTCATTTTCATGTATTTGAACAACTGCTTACTGGTCCCGATATGTTTGCTATTTCACTTTATGCAAAAACAAATAGGATTCAAAAAGGAGATTAGTTATTTCATAACTGACAAAAATTCGGTCAAAATACTGCTCTGCAAAGAGCAAAACTAATCTATAACTTAGCAAATGACTATGAAATAAGTGGCATAATCAACGGCTTGCCATGTGTTAAAGGATTTTGAATGAACTTTGCATAGGCACCACTGCATGTTGGGTGTTTTTTTGCCTCCATGTTGTGCATTTATAATTCTTTAATGCAGTCAGCAAGCCATTGATTGTGCCTTACCTAAATAGGACAAAGTTTTTAGCCAAAATATGCTGATAAGAATGTTTCTCAATACAACAAATGCAGTCCTAAACCTAAAATTTATATCTGACTGGTTGGTTCCATAAATAATAAGAACACAATTCCATAAATTGTGTTCCATAAATAATCCAGCCACACAAATCAGGGATTTATACACTGCCAAAGATTCAGAATTGCTTTGAAAGTTGTTCTTTGTGGGTGACACTTCATTAATCTTGCCATTTGGCTTAATTAAACAAATTCACATTTGTAAATATAGCAGATTGCAAACGAAAATGCCATGtgcaaaagtgtaaaaactgGACTTTATAATATTTACCATGTCATATTGTCGGTGACGTCATTGATATCCAAGTAATTGTCAACCGAGACCCAAGTTAATGTGGAATTCAAAGGAATGGTTTCTGAGACATTGAGCGACTGACATATAGCTGTATAGCAGAGAAGCAGAAAATAGCATTTTCACTGTTTACATCACTTGAATAAATGAGGAATACCTGTACATACAGTTTAACACTCACCCAATCTTCTGAGAGGGCCATCAAAACTAATGTTGATACTGTTCATCCAAGACTTGCGAATAGCTTTACTAACTGTACAAACATTCAGTGGTTTTGACAGCTGCAGAGCTAGCATACATGAGTATAGCCTTAGGGAAAATAGACAGGTTAATCTGATGTATTGTacagacatacatacacatatattgtAGAGAAAAATACCTTGTTCCTTCACCAAAACATTCCAAGTGCATTCCCTGCAAAGCATCAAGAACTTTATGTAcagaaaaatgttcatccaaCAAGATTATTTAACTGAAATTGGAAACAAATGGAAGTTTACCTTGTACAGCTGGTACAATTCAGAAGAAGAATCACACATAGACCTGTGAA
Coding sequences:
- the adgrg2a gene encoding uncharacterized protein adgrg2a isoform X3 — protein: MKLRAGKDSRVQDVFRRSTHEVSRMLYKHSKHLSGRYKKSKHHFVWLLCLWIHLLPQADGFFMSDAKAVLQGCDDHWTFQGPSRMPVLFQTTICVNVRVISPGTWTAFSYVSTPTRRYELALQGDQNNLYAWLLGVRHQFTVQLTAQRWHHICLRWDAFSKSFSLTIGGNSEVYQRTAIARAIPPSGSLLLGCQPNEAFPGVKMATTELYLFRIWDDVGDHKACEDGTVIGWDSQIWAITRTQARVQDYTLQCGIKHLRKKRNAQLSTPSSTASQNTASSRDFTLTISPLYSLLNSVITNVQANANPGLNQILNQNSNTSPGSTSQPITITSPPGLTSTSSSMNPNTSPTTSSVYPSTTTQLPPSATSMNPDAAQLTSTTSSMTPSMTTQLVQTATSTTPNTTTQLTSETSSMTLNTTTQFISTTTSSMTPNTTTQLTSETSSMTPNTTTQLTSETSSMTPNTTTQLTSETSSMILNTTTQLTSETSSMTPNTTTQLTSETSSMILNTTTQFTSTTTSSVYPSTTTQLTPTATSMNPGTTTQLTSETPSMTPIMTTQLAPTATSMTPNTTTQLTSETSSMTPNTTTQLTSETSSMILNTTTQLTSETSSMTPNTTTQLTSETSSMTPNTTTQLTSETSSMTPNTTTQLTSETSSMTPNTTTQLTSETSSMTSDITTQLTSTTSSVTPDTIESMSTTSMTPNTTTQPTSTTSSLTPDATTESTSTTSLTPNTVTQLTSETSSITNVQANTNQGQNQDLSQNSSTSPDSTSQPTTTTSPPDLTSTSSSINPNSSTTTSSVYTSTTTQLPPTATSMNPDTAQLTTTSSMTNNTTTQLTSETSSMTLNVSTQLTTTTTSSVYPSTTTQLTPTATSMNPDPFVAQCNFSQYCTNESSYYWMLVEVNGSNLTEKEIDIWFSDLFNMSTCSAGFSITGVNNTSCQTSIVFVTAEVRCEDKQNIQATNCTVLLQLSQPVNKYILHSLIENRTTDPSIQVQLLGDIERVGKGLCPEPNTSAPGDGFLYCTSPMSYNDVCKSQEYVNVTCSYNYLIANQSNNDKQVTSNCTCYGANDNETYYAVRLKIESPDVNFTYVQNMVVQLSTPCSGFGIPKSMCDSSSELYQLYKGMHLECFGEGTRLYSCMLALQLSKPLNVCTVSKAIRKSWMNSINISFDGPLRRLAICQSLNVSETIPLNSTLTWVSVDNYLDINDVTDNMTCAQGQTFALLLKDSCVIFPSDSYTTQLIPPKTSSESSAALPNTLSPLVTTTQTQTAVTASTMIINTYTPLNRTVLTSHTSISSKDSQTNNVLSNTTILPFIPALSTTVVTPDNMTPSAVGTLVNTTSTQNNMTSSNISTTVQTAIPLVSTTIQHTTSPPVNSTGTPNNLASPLTSTTIQQTTSTLVNTSGTPNNVTSPLTSTTIQQTTSTLVNTSGTPNNVTSPLTSTTIQQTTSTLVNTSGTPNNVTSPLTSTTIQHTTSTLVNTSGTPKNLTSPLTSTTTQHTTSTLVNTSGTPNNVTSTLISTTNQQTTIPLVNTSGTPNNITSTLTSTTVQQTTAPLINSTGTPTNVTSPLSSATIQQTTSQLVNSTGSANDIISTLISTTKQQTTAPLVNPSDAPVNTPGTPNSITSTPISMTVQQTATPPDSTTGTANNVASPVVSTTIQQTNLVSATGTPNNKPSPMVSSTVTPNNTTSPLLSSTGIPTDTSYEKSTTMASTTIQQATNSPISTTGAPYNQTTSVVSIANTTFDKTAQIDDKAGSTHNITTLMINTMNTTINIKTSAESTAVTLNNTTPSVVNTTDTEYEKVSSIVSTTIQQTPFTTSKSNNETTSEVSTTPTTYDKSSQISNSAGATYNNTTPTVRTTNTIINITTSTESTEGAVNNTTDSVITTTDTKLNKTNPPVNTTGTPNNIAISTVQQPTNPIIHTTGTPHNETTSVVSTTDNTYDKTSTISNTVDTSQNITISTNDKTSQIDNKAGVTSNITSPITTTMDTTTNITTLTESTGGTKNNATASMIDTTDTHEQASSIASTTIQQATRSPFSTSATNIETTSEVSITQTTNDKSSQISNSAGATYNNTTPIVNTMNANLNTTFTTESTGSTVKNTAASVISTTDTTINITTSAERTAGTENYETTSMVSTTLQQLATPSVHTAATLYNETTSVVSTTDTTHDKTSPVSNTAHPTQNFTTRMVSTMNTTINITNLTESATGTENNATTSMVNITYTTLDIKIPTVITTATPNNITASMVNTTDNLNEKTSLAVGTTMQKTTTEPVHTSGTPYSETNSMVTTTQTTYDSTYTIGNTTGSTHNSTTPMVSIMNTTASITTSESTAGSKNNETASIVSTTDTTIDITTLTVNTTDTQYIKVSSMVSTTVQKLTTPLVDPPSTPYKVTTSVVSTTAATTHNVTISEISSTHTTYDKTSPVSNPTDLIPNIATPKDSTVNMTINVTTSTESTAGTMVQNNATASTVSTTDTTPDIAPLLESTAGTSTVNTASTPNSITTSMTSTMHKITTQPVRTETALNMTKTLDITRDTTSPAHTTGRPDGLTTSVSASDTTLNVTTSPDSTRDTTLDASTVLNNRPDALQNKTTSPIEATSTLQSITPSLDSTTTKGLSITTEMTPNITTVPVHTTDAPHTITSVTITETTINITTAMMSTTATPHTVTTSSVETTGTPHSTTSPMISTSDITLNTQTSLVSPTGMPHNTTSSPLSTATPHASTPDMPYNLTPSLIITPNATLDVSTQLIDPTRTPHNTTTTLVSTTGTTLNTTASPVTTMVTPLNNTPSYNNTTGTPLNTTSQISKIPITPVAPNSTVRPQITRPYTSTTLDRTTVTPFKTTVPLLNSTITSAKAAEYVTQSNTSISYFSGVTNKSTDVTQFNMTQYSTKLGSTDPHDYHNTTESTHATQYITTALSENATTLNDTILAHTTESQIMNKSSNHTTQSTEFNTTNIPYLTTQLLNSSTMDTIHARGNATTDTPLNSTTMDSLNYTSINTTRFTDVTLNVTDFLFNTTQLNTTDLAINTTAMPVNVTLNTRDSPFNTTQSNTTDLAINTTAMPVNATLNTTDSSFKTTQSNTTDLAINTTAMPMNVTLNTTDYMFNTTQSNTTDLAINTTAMPVNATLNTTDSSFKTTQSNTTDLAINTTAMPVNATLNTTDSSFKTTQSNTTDLAINTTAMPMNVTLNTTDYMFNTTQSNTTDLAINTTAMPVNVTLNTTDSPFNTTQSNTTTLAINTTTMPVNVTLNTTDSMFNITQPNTTDLAINTTAMPVKVTLNTTDSPFNTTQSNTTDMAINTTAMPVNVTLNTTDSPFNTTQSNTTTLAINTTTMPVNVTLNTTDSMFNITQSNTTDLAINTTAMPVNVTMNTTDSPFNTTQSNTTDLAINTTAMPVNVTLNTTDSIFNTTQSNTTDLAINTTAMPVNVTLNTTDSPFNTTQSNTTDLVKKTTAIQMNTTSFNNTTVSPIIDNRESSNNTTENITSVPTTVSVTTVSLLNTTDSAVIENTDSNTTTTITPTTAPKHTPTNATIIDTTTSSTSTTAPPTLALNSTTTITTTPNVPSTSTATTATTSATTESPDEVAGNLLNQTQDIASLNSSEVNQLISKLENILSAPNISVDLGRTVLGVINNCLNSTSGTLGSSSNRLIKAVDDLALKLVIPDQFVNLVFDSLALTVAKVDGTNFRPTSFSIADPLNPQVTKSLQRSVRAVGSSSPNLGKVTLPASLTENLSPEEQKMASRVQFTFYQKSTFFQDTNLNQKKLNSYILGSSVANLSIRNLRENIEFTLMNKQPVAGNYVAVCVFWDFDKNEGLGGWNRDGCSVMNSSTENETICSCSHLTSFAVLMDISQQGVTDKMQATILTFISYIGCGVSAIFLSVTLLTYLSFDKIRRDIPSKILIHLCFALLFLNLVFLLDSWLALYTDAVGLCISTAFFLHYFLLVSFTWMGLEALHMYLAIVKVFNNFMSRYMLKFSLIGWGVPLAVVIIVIAINKDNYGLISYGKFSDGTTDDFCWLKNSTAFYVAVVAYFCIIFVLNLAMFVVVMVHLRRIKRRNPHNNQYRSGVQDLRSIAGLTFLLGLTWGFAFFAWGPVNLAFTYLFSIFNCLQGFFIFIFHCALKENVRKEWRIYLCCGSLRLPENSEWSRTATQSQNTKKTSIMTADSSNSGTNSAPRSSVSSDDSVPSHGIGSPFDDSTIMSEEVNDDVVINEINSQLHSRPRSV